TCCGTATTCTTTCTTTTTCAGAGATTTGATCATCTCGTAAGTTAATCTAATATCAAATTCAGGGAAATATTCTTTCAGGGTAAAATAGTAAATAATAATTTGTGATGAGATTTTTTCCAGAATATCTTTATAATCTACTTTTCCGGTCTTATAATCTGTTGCGATCATTTCCTTATTTTCTTTATTGATCAGGATTTTATCGATAATCCCGCGAAACTTCAGAAGGGCATTATCATTTTTGATTTCAACCGCTTCCCAGGAATTCGGATGATATTTTTTCTTCATTCCAAAAGCCTGCTCAAATTCAGATTCCTGAAAATCAGACAAAAATTCCCGGTTCCATTTTAAAAGCCGTACTAAAATATTCGCTTCCCTTCCATCACGCAAACCTTCTCGATAAATTTTGAAGAAATTGTTCATAAGCAGATTTTCATCAGGATTTATTTTATATTTTTTAAATTCCTCTTCCAGTTTTTCAGAAAGTAAAAAGCAGGCTTGTTTAAAATCTCTCTGATTTTTTTCAAATCCCTTCTCTTTCCCAAAATTTTCCAGAGCTTTGTGAATAATATTTCCTCTTTGCTGTCTTTTTTTCTGCTCTTCGTTAAATTCGATATCTTTCAATTTCAAGCGATCGGAAAACCAGAATTTCATCGGACATTTCAGCAGATCATCCATCTTTGACGCAGAAATTTCTAATTCGCTTGTTTCCTGTTTTTCTGTTTTTCCGCAAAATATCGAGATCTCGTTTTGCAGAAATTCGTTA
Above is a window of Candidatus Cloacimonadota bacterium DNA encoding:
- a CDS encoding PD-(D/E)XK nuclease family protein, giving the protein STASNPFLNAIPSNKWSFSFMLLNHWSKLGEKVRYFAPERDIDGTVLQPSTFLEIMNVVKSSDQPRNEDVPKSRKEHFQQYYHRVIENPGNNRYLQRHNEFLQNEISIFCGKTEKQETSELEISASKMDDLLKCPMKFWFSDRLKLKDIEFNEEQKKRQQRGNIIHKALENFGKEKGFEKNQRDFKQACFLLSEKLEEEFKKYKINPDENLLMNNFFKIYREGLRDGREANILVRLLKWNREFLSDFQESEFEQAFGMKKKYHPNSWEAVEIKNDNALLKFRGIIDKILINKENKEMIATDYKTGKVDYKDILEKISSQIIIYYFTLKEYFPEFDIRLTYEMIKSLKKKEYGISGLIENEKNSNFLLIPYNRKVVEMEIEEIQRHYLDLAKKVISGYFHLAEKEKQEKACKYCEFERICRKGCY